One Setaria italica strain Yugu1 chromosome I, Setaria_italica_v2.0, whole genome shotgun sequence DNA window includes the following coding sequences:
- the LOC101778828 gene encoding uncharacterized protein LOC101778828, whose product MAAPAFHLPLSLLLASLLLSTAAAAAASHNHHGVPGTHAHLLHHHGHGHGHHHRSPSTMTATARFDTAPSMHQNRVESESEENRQSLRVLEPFFTPAAAQAPSGEEAMAALGAAAADAEPKTPLDLPQPPSPPPSFVAAADLPPLAPQAGDARWSAPEAVAAPPPVDEPTATTTTTLPLPSPYPEAASPPPPVHGAAAGMASSGDDLGLQQLAKVLASLGYNEMASAATLLADSPSVATWPGAITVFAAPDIFLQAACPGCSRRHLLLDHMALGYFPYAELTAAPTVKLPSASVGFCLDVAAEHRPFSVHHASLYVDGVEISHPELYDDGRYVVHGLRGFVPPLSHASCIEGTHHHHHQVQVHHHSRRHHHLSAKSAAASAATAASIVRIMIRDAISRLRDSGFGFVALAMRVKFAELEKLANLTVFALDDQAIFTGGGHGYVSAVRFHIVPGHRLTRADLLRLRPGSILPTLDGEDQKLVITSGAGSATDEVRINYIPVKEPDAVINSRVAVHGIYVPFPRLHLANLAASVAVASAIQVNGSCDIGEPFGDCASTAMTSATIPAAQGYGGGQ is encoded by the coding sequence ATGGCTGCTCCGGCGTTCcacctccccctctccctcctcctcgcctctcTGCTCCTCTccaccgcagccgcagccgccgcctcccacaACCACCACGGCGTGCCGGGGACCCATgcccacctcctccaccaccacggccacggccatggccaccaccaccgctcccCGTCCACGATGACGGCCACCGCCCGCTTCGACACCGCGCCGTCCATGCACCAGAACCGCGTCGAGTCGGAGTCGGAGGAGAACCGCCAGTCGCTGCGCGTCCTCGAGCCCTTCTTCACCCCGGCGGCAGCCCAGGCGCCCTCCGGcgaggaggccatggcggcgctgggcgcggccgcggcggacgcgGAACCGAAGACGCCGCTCGACCTGCCccagccgccctcgccgcctccttccttcgTCGCCGCTGCGGATCTGCCTCCCCTCGCGCCGCAAGCGGGGGACGCGAGGTGGTCCGCGCCTGAGGCCGTCGCCGCTCCTCCACCCGTCGACGAGCCCACCGCCACCACGACGACGACCCTTCCGCTCCCCAGCCCGTACCCCGAGGCGGCGAGCCCTCCGCCTCCCGTccacggcgccgcggcggggatGGCGTCCTCGGGCGACGACCTCGGCCTGCAGCAGCTCGCCAAGGTGCTCGCGTCGCTGGGGTACAACGAGATGGCGTCGGCGGCCACGCTCCTCGCCGATTCGCCGTCTGTCGCGACCTGGCCCGGCGCGATCACCGTCTTCGCGGCCCCCGACATCTTCCTCCAGGCCGCCTGTCCCGGGTgctcgcgccgccacctcctcctcgaccaCATGGCCCTGGGCTACTTCCCCTACGCCGAGCTCACCGCCGCGCCCACCGTGAAGCTCCCGTCGGCCTCCGTCGGCTTCTGCCTCGACGTCGCTGCCGAGCACCGGCCCTTCTCCGTCCACCACGCCAGCCTGTACGTCGACGGCGTCGAGATCTCGCACCCTGAGCTCTACGACGACGGCCGCTACGTCGTGCACGGCCTCCGCGGCTTCGTCCCGCCGCTCTCCCACGCCTCCTGCATAGAGGGcacgcaccaccaccaccaccaggtccaagtccaccaccacagccgccgccaccaccacctaagCGCCAaatcggccgccgcctccgccgcaacCGCCGCCTCCATCGTGCGCATCATGATCCGCGACGCCATATCCCGCCTGCGCGACAGCGGCTTCGGCTTCGTGGCGCTGGCCATGCGCGTCAAGTTCGCCGAACTGGAGAAGCTGGCGAACCTGACGGTGTTCGCGCTCGATGACCAGGCCATCTTCACCGGCGGAGGCCACGGCTACGTCTCGGCGGTGCGGTTCCACATCGTCCCCGGGCACCGCCTCACCCGCGCCGACCTCCTGCGCCTCCGCCCCGGCTCCATCCTCCCCACCCTGGACGGCGAGGACCAGAAGCTCGTCATCACCAGCGGCGCCGGATCCGCCACCGACGAGGTCCGGATCAACTACATACCCGTGAAGGAACCTGACGCGGTGATCAACTCCCGCGTCGCCGTGCACGGCATCTACGTCCCGTTCCCCCGCCTTCACCTCGCCAACCTCGCCGCCTCGGTGGCCGTTGCCTCCGCCATCCAGGTGAATGGCAGCTGCGACATCGGGGAACCCTTCGGCGACTGCGCCTCTACAGCGATGACCTCTGCAACGATCCCGGCTGCTCAGGGCTACGGCGGAGGGCAGTGA
- the LOC101779237 gene encoding uncharacterized protein LOC101779237, with product MLLLHCSPRVHLHRLSPTRRLPLASSFPLPRRRLRRSTAIHAEPDAPPPPPSSAAEPEPPDSGAVDAEGEGPVELRAPTLFSTDDNPTPLQTATSLLLTGAISVFLFRSLRRRARRAKELRVRSSGVKKPNNLTEEALEGLRMMSASPIETEKPPSPIQALLGGIAAGVIALILYKFTTTIEASLNRQTISDSFSVRQITITIRTIITGLCYLATSVFGINAVGLILYSLQLTFQSIMDDDSNSSSTGKISEQSNTSNSESASSDLQQISDKSKNSAE from the exons ATGCTGCTCCTCCACTGCTCCCCGCGCGTTCATCTCCACCGCCTCTCACCAactcgccgcctccccctcgccTCTTCTTTccctcttccccgccgccgcctccgccgctccacCGCTATCCACGCCGAGCctgatgcgccgccgccgccgccttcctccgcaGCGGAGCCAGAGCCCCCCGACTccggcgccgtcgacgccgaAGGCGAGGGCCCCGTGGAGCTCCGCGCCCCGACGCTCTTCTCCACCGACGACAATCCCACCCCGCTCCAGACCGCCACAAGCCTCCTCCTCACCGGCGCCATCTCCGTCTTCCTCTtccgctccctccgccgccgcgcccgccgcgccaagGAGCTG AGGGTGCGGTCGAGCGGAGTGAAGAAGCCCAACAATCTGACCGAGGAGGCCCTGGAGGGGCTCAGGATGATGAGCGCCTCGCCGATCGAGACCGAGAAGCCGCCGTCACCCATCCAGGCCCTGCTCGGTGGGATTGCGGCGGGGGTCATCGCGCTCATCCTCTACAAGTTCACTACCACCATAGAGGCCTCGCTCAACCGGCAGACCATTTCCGACAGCTTCTCG GTTCGTCAGATAACAATCACAATAAG AACAATTATCACTGGGCTTTGCTACCTAGCAACTTCTGTCTTTGGAATCAATGCAGTGGGGTTGATTTTGTATTCCCTCCAACTCACTTTCCAATCTATCATGGATGATGACTCCAATAGCTCCTCTACAGGGAAGATTAGCGAACAATCAAACACAAGTAACAGTGAATCAGCTAGTAGTGACTTGCAGCAGATATCTGACAAGAGTAAAAACTCAGCAGAGTAG